CAACTAGCTAATGGGACGCAAAGCTCTCTCTCAGCGCATTTAGCTTTCATAATTACAAGATGCCTTGTAATCATAATATCAGGTATTAGCATTCGTTTCCAAATGTTGTCCCTATCTGTGAGGCAAGTTCTTTACGCGTTACTCACCCGTCCGCCACCCAAATCTAAGTTAAAAACCCAAATTCAAGTTGACTTGCATGTGTTAAGCATTCTGTCAGCGTTCATCCTGAGCCAGGATCAAACTCTTCGTTCAATCTTTTTAATAGCTCATTCTTGCTATCTTTTGTTTACACCAATTTATGGTTGCTTTTTGTCTTTTCTCTATTCTGTTGCTAATGTCCTTTCCTTATCGGCAAGGATTATATTAACATTATTTCCATATTTTGTCAACAGAAATTTTAAAAATATTTTTATTTTTTTATTAATTTTTATTTTAGCTTTTCTTTTCAATAAAAAACTACTACAAATTTACAATTAAATCCATCAATTTATAGTAGTTCTTTTTAATTTTTATCTATTCACTGACCATATTCTTTTAATATTTTCTTCTTCCTTGTCTAAAAATGCTTTAAATAAATCTATATTTAAAACATCACATAATGATAAGAGAACTATAAATACATCTGCTATCTCACTCTCAACAGAAGAATAGTTAGATTCCTTGCTTTTGTCTATTCCTAACTTCCTCTCATTTTTTCTTATAGCTTTTGCTAACTCCCCCACTTCTTCAACTAATAATAAAATTTTATCTGAGGATTTTTCTTTATTAAAACCTCTTATATCCATTATTTTCTTTATATAAGTTTGTATTTCATTTATAGAATTCTCTTTTGATAGTTTCTTTAATAGATCTTGTTGAATATTTTCCATAACTTCCCCCTATTTTCTATATTCTTTCATATATTCTTCTATCTCGTCAGTGGTTCTTGGAAATTTATCTCCTAAAATTCTACTTGTTCCATCTTCCTGGATTAAAATATCTCTTTCCATTCTAATTCCACCAAAGTCCATATACTTTTCTATTTCATCATAATTTAAAAATTCTTCATGTAATTTTTCATTTTTCCATTTTTCAAAAAGTTCTGGTATAAAATATATTCCTGGTTCAATAGTAAAAACATTTCCAACTTCTAATTTCTTAGCAAGTCTTAAAGAAGATAGCCCAAATTGAGTTGATTTTTTATCTCCTTCTTCATAACCTACATTTATTTCTCCAAAATTTTCCATATCGTGAACTGTCATTCCCATCATATGCCCCAAACCATGTGGCATAAATAAGGCATGTGCTCCTGAATTAACTATATCTTCAATTTTTCCTTTCATCAATCCAAGTTTTTTCATGTTTTCTGCTAAAACTTTACAAGCTTCTAAATGTACTTCCTTGTATGTTATTCCTACTCTTACTAAATCTTTTGCTCTATCAAACATATCTCTTACTATATTATGTATAATCTTTTGCCTTTCAGTAAATTTACCACTTACAGGAAAAGTTGTAGTCATATCTCCACAATATCCTTCATCACTCAATGCTCCACAATCAAGCAAAACTAAATCTCCATCTTTTAAAGTATTCAAATGACTATGGTTATGTAAAATTTGCCCATTCTTACTAAGTATAGTTTGGAATGAATAATATGCATTATATTTTTTTGGCTGTTTTTCAACTTCAGCAACAAGCTCATATTCTTTCATTCCATCTTTAACATTTCTCATTGCTGCAAGATGCATTTCTTTTGTTATATTAACAGCTTTTTCTATTTCTTCTATTTCAATTTTATCTTTTATATTTCTTTGTTTGATAATAGCTTTAACCAGTTCAAAAGATATAAATCTATCAAATTCTAATGGATTCATATTCAATATTAAACTCAAATACATAATATTATCTGCTCTATATTGATTGGTAAATCTAATATTTTTTCTATTTTCTAAATATTTTTTTAACTCTTCTTTTTCAATAAATTTTTCTATTCCAACATCACTAGCTAAATCTTTTAAAAACTTTTGTTTTCCCATCCAAATAATATCAGACATAGTAAAATCATTCCCAAAAATTATTTCTTCATTTTTATCTATATCAATAATTCCTACTAATCCATTATGATCAATACCAAAATAATATTTAAAAGTTGCGTCTTGAATAAATGGATATGTGTTATCTTCACAGTCAAGAGGAGAAAAATTATTTCCTATTATCAAAATCAAGCCATCTTTAAAATTTTCTTTTAACTTTTTTCTTCTTTTTATATATACTTCTTTGTTTAACATTTCATTTCAGCTCCTTTCCTTTATTTATATATATTTTATACTTTTTTAAAGAAAAGTCTACATCTATTTTTATAAATAATATCAAAATTATTGTAGTCCAGTTAAATGTAAAAAGTTTAAAAAATATCCACAATTATTTCTATCTAATATAAAAACTATTGTAAATTATATAATTTACAATAGTTTCTTAATCCTTATTATTATTTATTTTTCATTTAGAACCTGTATTGTAATCCTGTTGAGAATACTGAATCTACCCATTTCTTATCCTCTACTCTAAAATCTACATTTCCATATACTCCAAATACTGGTGTTATTTCTCTAAATGCTCCTAAGCCTATCCATGTTGTATTCTTTGCTTGTTTTACCCCTGTAAATCTTTGCTTTACTGTGCTTCCTGTAAAAGTTCCTTCATAGGCTAAATCTCTTTTATCTGTATTAATTGCTTGTGTTACATAAGCTTGTAATTTATACTTATCGCCTACATATTCTGCCCTTGCTCCCACTAAGAAGTTTGTTGCTCTATAATTCTTTTTATCTGCTTTTACTCCCCAAGATGCTTCTGATTCATTGAAACTTCCTCTTCTTAGATAATCTTGTGAGTATCCTATATATGGTGTAAACCAACCAATTTTCTTTCCTACTTCTACATAAGCTGATAACATTTCATCATGATGATTTATCTTTCCTGTTACTGTTTCTCCTGTCAATGTCAATAATTCTCTTTTAACCTTTGTTGAGATATTAGATAATCCTAAACGACCTGCTGTATAAAATCCATATGGTAAATCTTGTTTCCCATAAAATGATACTCCTACCATATTACTCTTTGATTCTCCTGCATATCTGTTGAAGTTTGCTTTTGCATAAGAGTAATTCATTGCTACTCCAAGAGTTGTTGTTCCTTCAAATTTAGTATCTATACCAAATTGTCCTCCTGTTACTCTAGTATCTGCTGAGGCATATCCATCTCTTCTTAGCTTTCCTCCACTTCCTAATACTGAAAACCATACTTCTGAATCTTTATTGCTATTTTTGAAATTATCTAATCCAGCTAATCTATTTGATAAATCTCTATTTATATTTTGAACTTGTGAGAAAGTCAATGCTTGTGCTGAAGCATATATTTCTCCTGACATCATTTCTGTTGCTGATGTAAAGCCCATTGTTGACATACTTTGTACAATTGCTCCCATAGCCAATTCTTCTTTTGTTGCTGTGCCAGAGATTATTTTTTGATCTAAGTCTTTAAATACTTTTTCTATATTTTCTGCAACATTTTTAGAAGATTCTAATGCTTCTTCTCCTATATATTCTACTGGATTTTGTCTTGATAATGTTGCAACTACTTTTCCATTTTCTACAGCAACATTTGCAGTTCTCATTCCATTTGCTTCTACATTACTAATATTTCCCTCAATAGATTTTCCTTCCATTATTATAGATTTTTCTTGAGAAGATATATATTTATTTGATGATAATGTTATAGCCCCTCCTTGCATATTAATTTTACCTAAAACTCTTACTTTTGAAGAAAAATCCATTTCTGTTTTAGAGCCTGAATGTGCAATATAATCTCCTCCTATAATCGCTGTTGTACCTTGGACTTTTACAATTCCCTTATTATATACATTCCTAGCAATTATATTATCTGATGTTATTTCTTTCTCATCAATTATAGAATTTGAATTTATTTTGTATCCAATAATAGCTTTACTATGTAAAACTAATGTTCCTTCATTTTCAACATTTACATGATTTGCATGAATTTTATGTATTTCTAGTGTACCTTCTTTTACTGTACTACCTTTTTCATAGGAATTATTTCCTGTTAAATGTAAAGTTCCTTTTCCTAATTTTTCAAGTCCTCCATCTCCATAGATATCATTTTCAAAATATGAAACTTTATTTTCTGGTATATTAGCACTAAATACATTATTAATATTTGGTGAATACTGGTATTGTCTACGAATATTAATAAAAGCTCCTGGTCCTTTTAATGCTCTTTCCTCATTTAACATTCCCCAACCATATAAATAGCTTGGTTCCATTGAGGTACTTCTCTCTCCTTTTTGAAATGACTCCACTCTATCTGTTGTAGTAAACAAAGTTTGACGAACTTGATCAGCAGTCATCCAATCATACTTTTCAGCAATTAAGGCTGCTGCTCTTGAAACTCTTGGAGCTGCAAAAGATGAACCTCTATGATATCCATCCTTTTGTATTTCTGCTTCTGCTGAAATAGCCCACCATCTAGCTTCATTTCCTGGATATGCTAAATGATTTTTTCCTTCAAAATGAATATTATATTTATCTCCTCTTTGTTTTTGTATACCAACAACTGTTATCCAACCTTGTTCCAAATTTTCATTTCTATAAATTGCAGGTAAACCTGGTTGAAGTGCTGCTTCTGAAAAAGAAGTTACAACTCCATTTTCAGTTGTGTTACTTTCTGTCATTCTGTTCCCATTTGCCCAAACAAAAAGTCCACCTTTATTCTTTATTGTATCTTTATAGAATTCAAATACTTTTCTTCCTTCTTCTGCAGAAGAGCCTGGTGCCAAAGAAAGCATTCTATAATCTTCGGATTTAGTCCTTGCAACAGTTATATTATCACCTGTTCCCCAAGATTGATTGAAAACTTTTACTTTTTGATTTGGATCAAATCTTTTTAAAACTTCTTCATATAACTCATATTTAGGAGCTACTCCCCAATCATCTCCACTTTTTCCGATACTTCCTGCAATAATATTTAATTTATTATTCCCTTCTTTTAGTGCTTTTAGTACAACCTCACCATGGTCTTTTAAATTATTTGGAGAATTAGCAGGAACTCTATCTAATATCTCAATTTCTGGATATATATTCTGTAATTTAATTTTATTTTTTAAAAAATCTCCATCTAATATGGCCACTTTTTGTGTAGAACCATTTAAAACTCTGCTATCAGTAGGAATACTTTCAGTTGAATTATTTTGCTCATTAAAAATAAATTCTTTAACTTCTTTCTCATTCATTTTTTTTCTAAGTTCTTCAAGTGATTCCCTTTTCATATTATTAGTTGGGTTATTTATATTACTTCCATTTCCAGGATTATTTGGATTTATTGTATCCTCTGTTCCTGGTCTTTTAAGTGTAGGTGACACATTACTTCCTGGATTTATTGGTGCATTGGAACTTCCACCACCACCGCCACCACAACTTACAAGTAAAATAGAGGCCAAACCAACTAGTATTAACTTATTTTTTAATATTCGTTCTCTCATCTCCTTTAATACTCTCCTTCATTTTAATTTATTATTATTTTTAATTTTTATATTAACTCATCTATAAATATATTTTGTATATAATATGGCTTTTCACTATAACACATGTAATTTATTTTTTCAAGTATAATTTTTTAAATAACATTTTTATTTTCAACACTATTCTTTTAATTACTTTGACTATCTAGTAATTTTAATTAAAATTTAATATAAAAAAACAAATAAAAAAAGAGAACCTTTTTAAGTTTTTCTTCAAAAAAATTCTCTAAACTCTACCTATTTTTCTATAAGTTTCTCATATTTTTCTTTATACACAATATAAGTTTTATTATCTAATACCCATAGAATTAAATCAAAACTATCAGGATTTTCATCTAAAAATTTCATAGCAGTAGTAAGAGCAATTTCTGCTCCTTTTTCTACTGGAAAACGATATATTTCTGTAGAAATTGAAGGAAAAGTTACTTTCCTAATCCCTTTTCGTTTTGCCAACTTCAAACTTTTATAATATGCTGAAGCTAATCTTTCTTCTTCTCCATTTTTTCCTGTTAAATATTTTGGACCAACTGTATGAATAATATATTTATTTGGAAGATTATAAGCTTTTGTTATTACAGCTTCTCCTGTTTTACAACCCCTTAAAGTTTTACATTCTTTAATAAGCTCTTCACCAGCAGCTCTAAAAATTGCTCCATAAACTCTTACTCCCATTTCTAAAGAATTATTTGCAGCATTGGTCATTACTTCCTACTTCAGGTATTTTTTTTATATCTCCATTTACTAATTTTATTATATTTCT
The Fusobacterium simiae genome window above contains:
- a CDS encoding MazG nucleotide pyrophosphohydrolase domain-containing protein, yielding MENIQQDLLKKLSKENSINEIQTYIKKIMDIRGFNKEKSSDKILLLVEEVGELAKAIRKNERKLGIDKSKESNYSSVESEIADVFIVLLSLCDVLNIDLFKAFLDKEEENIKRIWSVNR
- a CDS encoding aminopeptidase P family protein; translation: MLNKEVYIKRRKKLKENFKDGLILIIGNNFSPLDCEDNTYPFIQDATFKYYFGIDHNGLVGIIDIDKNEEIIFGNDFTMSDIIWMGKQKFLKDLASDVGIEKFIEKEELKKYLENRKNIRFTNQYRADNIMYLSLILNMNPLEFDRFISFELVKAIIKQRNIKDKIEIEEIEKAVNITKEMHLAAMRNVKDGMKEYELVAEVEKQPKKYNAYYSFQTILSKNGQILHNHSHLNTLKDGDLVLLDCGALSDEGYCGDMTTTFPVSGKFTERQKIIHNIVRDMFDRAKDLVRVGITYKEVHLEACKVLAENMKKLGLMKGKIEDIVNSGAHALFMPHGLGHMMGMTVHDMENFGEINVGYEEGDKKSTQFGLSSLRLAKKLEVGNVFTIEPGIYFIPELFEKWKNEKLHEEFLNYDEIEKYMDFGGIRMERDILIQEDGTSRILGDKFPRTTDEIEEYMKEYRK
- a CDS encoding autotransporter serine protease fusolisin — translated: MRERILKNKLILVGLASILLVSCGGGGGGSSNAPINPGSNVSPTLKRPGTEDTINPNNPGNGSNINNPTNNMKRESLEELRKKMNEKEVKEFIFNEQNNSTESIPTDSRVLNGSTQKVAILDGDFLKNKIKLQNIYPEIEILDRVPANSPNNLKDHGEVVLKALKEGNNKLNIIAGSIGKSGDDWGVAPKYELYEEVLKRFDPNQKVKVFNQSWGTGDNITVARTKSEDYRMLSLAPGSSAEEGRKVFEFYKDTIKNKGGLFVWANGNRMTESNTTENGVVTSFSEAALQPGLPAIYRNENLEQGWITVVGIQKQRGDKYNIHFEGKNHLAYPGNEARWWAISAEAEIQKDGYHRGSSFAAPRVSRAAALIAEKYDWMTADQVRQTLFTTTDRVESFQKGERSTSMEPSYLYGWGMLNEERALKGPGAFINIRRQYQYSPNINNVFSANIPENKVSYFENDIYGDGGLEKLGKGTLHLTGNNSYEKGSTVKEGTLEIHKIHANHVNVENEGTLVLHSKAIIGYKINSNSIIDEKEITSDNIIARNVYNKGIVKVQGTTAIIGGDYIAHSGSKTEMDFSSKVRVLGKINMQGGAITLSSNKYISSQEKSIIMEGKSIEGNISNVEANGMRTANVAVENGKVVATLSRQNPVEYIGEEALESSKNVAENIEKVFKDLDQKIISGTATKEELAMGAIVQSMSTMGFTSATEMMSGEIYASAQALTFSQVQNINRDLSNRLAGLDNFKNSNKDSEVWFSVLGSGGKLRRDGYASADTRVTGGQFGIDTKFEGTTTLGVAMNYSYAKANFNRYAGESKSNMVGVSFYGKQDLPYGFYTAGRLGLSNISTKVKRELLTLTGETVTGKINHHDEMLSAYVEVGKKIGWFTPYIGYSQDYLRRGSFNESEASWGVKADKKNYRATNFLVGARAEYVGDKYKLQAYVTQAINTDKRDLAYEGTFTGSTVKQRFTGVKQAKNTTWIGLGAFREITPVFGVYGNVDFRVEDKKWVDSVFSTGLQYRF